In Opitutus sp. ER46, one DNA window encodes the following:
- a CDS encoding NfeD family protein translates to MNAVVLLFLVGIILLVFEVFTPGGILGILGGIAMVAGCVIAFQQFGATTGAVATGIAVLVLGIMLWAELVLLPKTRLGRKLFQDEAISARSQPEVANAVAIVGQQGEAATALAPSGYVVIAGRRYEAWSQTGFLPKGAAVRVIGLDNFRLIVTKT, encoded by the coding sequence ATGAACGCCGTCGTCCTGCTCTTCCTCGTCGGGATCATTCTCCTCGTCTTCGAGGTGTTCACCCCCGGCGGCATCCTCGGCATCCTGGGCGGCATCGCCATGGTTGCCGGTTGCGTCATCGCTTTTCAGCAGTTCGGCGCCACGACCGGCGCGGTCGCGACCGGCATCGCCGTTCTCGTGCTCGGCATCATGCTTTGGGCCGAGCTCGTGCTGCTCCCGAAGACGCGGCTGGGGCGCAAGCTCTTCCAGGACGAGGCCATTTCCGCCCGCAGCCAGCCTGAGGTCGCCAATGCCGTGGCCATTGTTGGCCAGCAGGGCGAGGCGGCCACCGCCCTCGCGCCCAGTGGCTATGTCGTGATCGCCGGCCGTCGCTACGAGGCGTGGTCCCAGACCGGGTTCCTGCCCAAGGGGGCCGCGGTGCGCGTCATCGGCCTCGATAATTTCCGCCTCATCGTCACCAAAACCTGA
- the floA gene encoding flotillin-like protein FloA (flotillin-like protein involved in membrane lipid rafts) has product MSELLSSPLFWGILIGVPALIVVIVFLSFFSVWLRALLAGAPVSPLNLVAMRLRQVPYGIMVDARIRATKAGIKLSIDEIEAQYLAGGNVINCVHALIAAQKAGIALDWQRACAIDLATKGSGKSVEEAVRTSVDPKVIDCPNPESGRTTIDGVAKDGIQVKVKARVTVRTHLDRFVGGAKEETIIARVGEGIVSTIGGAESYKSVLESPDSISKTVLARGLDVGTAFEILSIDIADVDVGENVGAKLQEAQAEANKSIAQAQAEIRRAAAVAVEQEMKARVQEMQAKVVEAQAQVPLAMAEAFRSGRLGVMDYYRMENVQSDTSMRSAIANPEGKK; this is encoded by the coding sequence ATGAGTGAACTGCTCTCCTCTCCCCTGTTCTGGGGCATCCTGATCGGCGTCCCCGCGCTGATCGTCGTCATCGTGTTCCTTTCCTTCTTCAGCGTGTGGCTGCGCGCGCTGCTGGCGGGGGCGCCGGTGAGCCCGCTGAACCTGGTCGCGATGCGGCTGCGGCAGGTGCCGTATGGTATCATGGTCGACGCCCGCATTCGCGCCACGAAGGCCGGCATCAAACTCTCGATCGACGAGATCGAGGCCCAGTACCTCGCGGGCGGCAACGTCATCAACTGCGTGCACGCGTTGATCGCTGCCCAGAAGGCCGGCATCGCCCTCGACTGGCAGCGCGCGTGCGCCATCGACCTCGCGACCAAGGGCTCCGGCAAATCCGTCGAGGAGGCCGTCCGCACTTCCGTCGATCCCAAAGTCATTGATTGCCCCAACCCGGAGAGCGGCCGCACCACCATCGATGGCGTCGCCAAGGACGGCATCCAGGTGAAGGTGAAGGCCCGCGTGACGGTCCGCACCCACCTCGACCGCTTCGTCGGTGGCGCCAAGGAGGAAACCATCATTGCCCGCGTCGGCGAGGGCATCGTCTCCACCATCGGCGGCGCCGAGAGCTACAAGAGCGTGCTCGAGTCTCCCGACAGCATTTCCAAGACCGTGCTGGCGCGCGGCCTCGATGTGGGCACCGCCTTCGAGATCCTCTCCATCGACATTGCCGACGTGGACGTCGGCGAAAACGTCGGCGCCAAGCTGCAGGAGGCGCAGGCCGAGGCCAACAAGAGCATCGCCCAGGCGCAGGCCGAAATCCGCCGCGCCGCCGCCGTCGCCGTGGAGCAGGAAATGAAGGCGCGCGTGCAGGAAATGCAGGCCAAGGTCGTCGAGGCGCAGGCCCAGGTGCCGCTCGCGATGGCCGAAGCGTTCCGCAGCGGCCGGCTCGGCGTCATGGACTATTACCGCATGGAGAACGTGCAGTCCGATACCTCGATGCGGTCCGCGATCGCCAATCCCGAGGGCAAGAAGTGA
- a CDS encoding thymidylate synthase, whose amino-acid sequence MKNIPVLHVCENSLAAAHEKALTALYQNGVRFRTQYDKPGDPLSLDCTMNITVLDPLAEPMIHKAFPGGIEDLREYVMELCGAKDHWVKNMNDPADTRWEYTYHGRLAGYGAWQEKRDGQSVRAGGFDINQIEHVIAKLVKQPFTRQAQMITWMPNIDLDCFDPPCLQSLWYRLMEDDEQPGTSWLNCNVRFRSNDAWGASFMNMFGFTLFNRDVIAAAIAQRTGRTIKLGRLNWQADSYHIYGKDIAEAKTRLFDRLAAGGSLADRAFEFSDEAIQEMYHEAEAAVRAKIAAYDATH is encoded by the coding sequence ATGAAGAACATCCCCGTCCTGCACGTTTGTGAGAACAGCCTGGCCGCCGCGCACGAAAAGGCGCTGACGGCGCTTTACCAGAACGGCGTCCGGTTCCGGACCCAGTACGACAAGCCCGGTGATCCGCTCAGCCTCGACTGCACGATGAACATCACCGTGCTCGATCCGCTGGCCGAGCCGATGATCCATAAGGCGTTTCCCGGCGGCATCGAGGACCTGCGCGAGTACGTGATGGAGCTCTGTGGCGCCAAGGACCACTGGGTGAAAAACATGAACGACCCGGCGGACACGCGCTGGGAATACACCTATCATGGCCGGCTCGCCGGCTACGGCGCTTGGCAGGAGAAGCGCGACGGCCAGTCGGTGCGCGCCGGCGGTTTCGACATCAACCAGATCGAGCACGTCATCGCGAAGCTCGTGAAACAGCCTTTCACCCGCCAGGCGCAGATGATCACCTGGATGCCGAACATCGATCTCGACTGCTTCGATCCGCCGTGCCTGCAGTCGCTCTGGTACCGGCTGATGGAGGACGACGAGCAGCCGGGTACCTCCTGGCTCAACTGCAACGTGCGCTTCCGCAGCAACGACGCCTGGGGCGCGAGCTTCATGAACATGTTCGGCTTCACGCTGTTCAACCGCGACGTCATCGCCGCCGCGATCGCGCAGCGCACCGGCCGCACCATCAAGCTCGGCCGGCTCAACTGGCAGGCCGACTCCTATCACATTTACGGCAAGGACATCGCTGAGGCGAAGACGCGCCTCTTCGACCGCCTGGCCGCCGGTGGCTCCCTGGCCGACCGCGCCTTCGAATTTTCCGACGAGGCCATTCAGGAAATGTACCACGAGGCCGAGGCGGCGGTCCGCGCCAAGATCGCGGCCTACGACGCGACGCACTGA
- a CDS encoding NfeD family protein, with amino-acid sequence MRLRILQLMGLLALGFASVAAAAENAAPAQGSPAPAPAPTTVAAPASPAQPAVPARIERVHVIPIQGEIGSSVLYVVRRGIKEAMAADADLIVFDMKTPGGALGPTLEIMEAIARFPRPTITYVNSEAMSAGAFIAASTQEIWFAPQGIIGAAAPVAAGGQDVEATMKLKVVSYLKARIRAESQDKGYRGEVISAMIDADREFKIGDKVIKEKGELLSLTAVEAARTYGTPPQPLLSAGTAGSLADLIAQRSGGTHPKVTTLEMTWSETLASWLNSIAPVLLGIGMLALFIEFKTPGFGVFGIVGIVLLAIVFLSSYIAGLSGHEPILFFVLGVALLAVEIFFFPGTVVMGVAGLLLIFGSLVWAMADLWPNEPLTVAWSGDAFVQPLLNLLFGLLIAGGVGVLLIRFLPRGWVWDRLVLNTAVAAQAQVSGGASATTTRPDELIGARGVAATALRPSGQIDIDGRRYEARVEMGTVPAGASVVVVRRTDFELIVEETHS; translated from the coding sequence ATGCGCCTGCGGATACTCCAGCTGATGGGACTTCTCGCTCTCGGGTTCGCCTCCGTCGCCGCTGCGGCGGAAAACGCGGCACCCGCCCAGGGCTCGCCGGCTCCGGCTCCTGCCCCGACTACGGTTGCGGCGCCCGCGTCCCCCGCCCAGCCCGCGGTCCCCGCGCGGATCGAGCGCGTTCACGTCATCCCCATCCAGGGAGAAATCGGCTCGTCGGTGCTGTACGTGGTGCGGCGCGGCATCAAGGAAGCGATGGCCGCCGACGCCGATCTCATTGTTTTCGACATGAAGACTCCCGGCGGTGCGCTGGGGCCGACGCTCGAAATCATGGAGGCGATCGCCCGGTTCCCGCGGCCGACCATCACCTATGTGAACTCCGAGGCGATGTCGGCCGGTGCCTTCATCGCGGCGAGCACGCAGGAAATCTGGTTCGCGCCCCAAGGCATCATTGGCGCCGCGGCGCCGGTGGCGGCCGGCGGGCAGGACGTCGAGGCGACGATGAAGCTCAAGGTGGTCAGCTACCTCAAGGCCCGCATCCGAGCGGAAAGCCAGGACAAGGGCTACCGGGGCGAAGTGATTTCCGCGATGATCGACGCCGACCGTGAGTTCAAGATCGGCGACAAGGTGATCAAGGAGAAGGGCGAGCTGCTTTCGCTCACCGCCGTCGAAGCGGCCCGGACTTACGGCACGCCGCCGCAGCCGCTCCTGTCGGCTGGCACGGCCGGCAGCTTGGCCGATTTGATCGCGCAACGCAGCGGTGGCACGCATCCGAAGGTGACAACGCTGGAAATGACGTGGTCGGAGACCCTCGCCTCGTGGCTCAACTCCATTGCGCCGGTCCTCCTCGGCATTGGGATGCTGGCGCTGTTCATTGAGTTCAAGACGCCTGGCTTCGGCGTGTTCGGGATCGTCGGCATCGTGCTGCTCGCGATCGTGTTTCTCAGCAGCTACATCGCGGGGCTGTCCGGCCATGAGCCGATCCTTTTCTTTGTGCTCGGCGTGGCGCTGCTGGCCGTCGAGATCTTCTTCTTCCCTGGGACCGTCGTCATGGGTGTGGCTGGCCTGCTGCTGATCTTTGGCTCGCTCGTGTGGGCCATGGCGGACCTCTGGCCCAACGAGCCCCTCACGGTTGCCTGGTCGGGTGACGCCTTCGTCCAGCCGCTGCTTAACCTCCTCTTTGGCCTGCTGATCGCTGGCGGCGTGGGCGTGCTGCTTATCCGCTTCCTGCCGCGCGGCTGGGTCTGGGACCGCCTGGTTCTGAACACCGCGGTTGCCGCACAGGCACAGGTCTCCGGCGGTGCGAGCGCCACCACGACGCGGCCCGACGAACTCATCGGCGCACGCGGCGTGGCCGCGACCGCCTTGCGCCCCAGCGGCCAGATCGACATCGATGGCCGGCGCTACGAGGCGCGCGTGGAGATGGGCACGGTGCCCGCCGGCGCCTCGGTGGTGGTTGTGCGCCGCACCGACTTCGAGCTCATCGTCGAGGAGACCCACTCATGA
- a CDS encoding beta-L-arabinofuranosidase domain-containing protein translates to MKLRSVLLLSLLGLVAVAPVFAADAKPLRHARFAELPLTAIHPQGWLAESLQRQVAGMSGHREVHGYPFDTCLWGGEIPRIGTHGQDWWRYEQTAYLVDGLTRLAHLTRDPSLLKLADANISYVLQHPHADGRLGPVISGTKSEWPMAVFFRAAYGQWLGTQDPAIVEGFARHYRATTVEQLSKGHRHICNLEGVLQCYEWTGDQSLLEKAEAAYALWPKYAREHEVPINRLESDDRIVTHGVTWSEQMKLPTLLYIQTGNPRYLTAAQNAVRKTIRDHLQVDGVPSSNEYLSSQDPAQSHETCVVTDYTWSLGYLLMATGDATYADMIERAVFNAGFGSFSKDFRALQYFSSPNQFTAGRGYDHNEYKHGGTWNSYQPRHETECCAGNVHRLLPNFAGRQWLRDGAGLAAAFYAPSQIDFGVGDRTVRITEETKYPFGDTVVFTFQADKAVDLPLAVRIPGWCEAPEATFNGQPVTVPLVRATFVRLPLTVRTGDTLRLRFPMPLKLHRRGHELSLERGPLVFSYAISEERVVRSEDTKYPDFPALDLTPAGPWAYALDITEANFRERVKVVENAEAKPGYPFDPGASPITLQVPARRVRNWTLDEGRFTSAIPVACDLAPETETITLVPLGSTRLRVTCFPEAVERYRLPFKDWQVSPIYAAPGIPEELAKSPAMAAERWRLALSHPEAPELGGAMAWRAVDNVTNGRIDLAQLLGQTRGLVYVRATIHAKQAGPATLAVHVKDCGAVWLNDQPVLTIPGPHKLSEQPTLVPVSLRAGDNEVMVKVAPLPKYQQHLDGWRLQLECVQ, encoded by the coding sequence ATGAAACTCCGCTCCGTTCTGCTTCTGTCCCTCCTCGGTCTCGTCGCCGTGGCCCCGGTTTTCGCCGCCGACGCCAAGCCCCTCCGTCATGCGCGGTTCGCCGAACTGCCGCTCACCGCGATCCACCCGCAGGGCTGGCTCGCCGAGTCCCTCCAGCGCCAGGTGGCCGGCATGAGCGGCCACCGCGAGGTGCACGGCTATCCGTTCGATACATGCCTCTGGGGCGGCGAAATTCCGCGTATCGGCACCCATGGCCAGGATTGGTGGCGCTACGAGCAGACGGCCTATCTCGTGGACGGGCTCACCCGGCTCGCCCACCTCACGCGGGATCCTTCCCTCCTCAAGCTCGCGGACGCGAACATCAGCTACGTCCTCCAGCACCCGCACGCGGACGGCCGCCTCGGGCCGGTGATCTCGGGCACCAAGTCAGAATGGCCGATGGCGGTGTTCTTCCGCGCGGCGTACGGCCAGTGGCTGGGGACGCAGGATCCCGCCATCGTCGAAGGCTTCGCTCGCCACTACCGCGCGACCACGGTCGAGCAGCTCTCCAAGGGTCACCGCCACATCTGCAATCTCGAGGGCGTGCTGCAGTGCTATGAATGGACCGGCGACCAATCGCTGCTCGAGAAGGCCGAGGCCGCCTACGCGCTCTGGCCGAAGTACGCCCGCGAGCACGAGGTGCCGATCAACCGCCTGGAGTCGGACGACCGCATCGTCACGCATGGCGTCACGTGGTCGGAGCAGATGAAGCTGCCCACCCTCCTCTACATTCAGACCGGCAATCCGCGCTACCTCACGGCCGCGCAGAACGCCGTCCGCAAGACCATCCGCGACCATCTGCAGGTCGACGGCGTCCCGAGTTCCAACGAATACCTGTCCAGCCAGGACCCCGCGCAGAGCCACGAGACCTGCGTCGTGACCGACTACACCTGGAGCCTGGGGTACCTGTTGATGGCGACGGGCGATGCGACCTACGCGGACATGATCGAGCGGGCGGTCTTCAACGCCGGATTCGGATCGTTTTCCAAGGACTTCCGGGCGCTCCAGTATTTCTCCAGTCCGAACCAGTTCACCGCCGGCCGCGGTTATGACCACAACGAGTACAAGCACGGTGGTACCTGGAACTCGTACCAGCCGCGGCACGAAACCGAATGCTGCGCGGGCAACGTCCATCGCCTCCTCCCCAACTTTGCCGGCCGGCAATGGCTGCGGGATGGCGCGGGCCTGGCCGCCGCCTTCTATGCGCCGTCGCAGATCGATTTTGGCGTCGGCGACCGCACGGTGCGGATCACGGAGGAGACGAAGTACCCGTTCGGCGACACGGTCGTGTTCACGTTCCAAGCGGACAAGGCGGTCGACCTGCCCCTCGCGGTCCGCATTCCCGGCTGGTGCGAGGCACCGGAGGCGACCTTCAACGGCCAGCCCGTCACGGTGCCGCTGGTGCGGGCAACCTTCGTTCGCCTGCCGCTCACGGTCCGGACTGGCGACACGCTGCGCCTCCGCTTCCCGATGCCGCTCAAGCTCCATCGGCGCGGTCATGAGCTCAGCTTGGAGCGCGGCCCGCTGGTCTTCAGCTATGCGATTTCCGAGGAACGCGTGGTGCGGTCGGAAGATACGAAGTACCCGGACTTTCCGGCACTCGACCTCACGCCGGCTGGGCCCTGGGCCTACGCGCTCGACATCACCGAGGCCAATTTCCGGGAACGCGTGAAGGTGGTGGAGAATGCGGAGGCCAAGCCGGGCTACCCCTTCGATCCGGGCGCGAGCCCGATCACCCTGCAGGTGCCGGCGCGGCGCGTCCGGAACTGGACGCTGGATGAAGGTCGATTCACCTCGGCGATCCCGGTCGCCTGCGACCTGGCGCCGGAGACGGAGACGATCACGCTCGTGCCGCTTGGCAGCACGCGCCTGCGCGTCACCTGCTTCCCTGAGGCGGTGGAGCGCTACCGCCTGCCCTTCAAGGACTGGCAGGTCTCGCCGATCTATGCCGCGCCCGGCATCCCCGAGGAGCTTGCCAAGTCCCCCGCGATGGCCGCGGAGCGGTGGCGGCTCGCGCTCTCGCATCCCGAGGCGCCGGAACTCGGCGGAGCCATGGCGTGGCGCGCGGTGGACAACGTGACCAACGGCCGGATCGATCTCGCGCAACTGCTCGGCCAGACGCGCGGGCTCGTGTACGTCCGCGCCACGATCCACGCCAAACAGGCGGGTCCTGCCACGCTCGCGGTGCACGTGAAGGACTGTGGCGCCGTGTGGCTGAACGACCAGCCCGTGCTGACAATTCCCGGACCGCACAAGCTGTCGGAGCAGCCCACCCTCGTCCCCGTATCGCTGCGCGCCGGCGACAACGAAGTGATGGTCAAGGTTGCTCCGCTGCCCAAGTACCAGCAGCACCTCGATGGCTGGCGGCTGCAGCTCGAGTGCGTGCAGTGA
- a CDS encoding MIP/aquaporin family protein yields the protein MHPYIAEFVGTAILVLFGNGVVANAVLARTKGNGGGWIVITAGWACAVALAVYVAARASGAHLNPAVTLGLASVGSFGWALVPGYLFAQMAGGFAGAVLVYLSYLAHWEPTTDASAKLACYCTGPAVRRLGAAFVTEFIGTAALVFAVLSFGRLAAGAPTEQQAWAAAVNIWFGPALVGILVFAIGLSLGGPTGYAINPARDLAPRLAHALLPIPGKGGSDWGYAWVPVIAPICGGIAGAHLFRLLGV from the coding sequence ATGCACCCCTATATCGCTGAGTTTGTCGGCACGGCCATCCTCGTGCTTTTCGGAAACGGTGTCGTCGCCAACGCCGTGCTTGCCCGCACCAAGGGCAACGGCGGCGGCTGGATCGTCATTACAGCGGGCTGGGCCTGCGCCGTCGCCCTCGCGGTGTACGTTGCCGCCCGCGCTTCCGGCGCCCACCTCAATCCGGCCGTCACCCTCGGGCTTGCGAGCGTCGGCAGCTTTGGCTGGGCCCTCGTCCCCGGCTACCTCTTCGCGCAGATGGCGGGCGGCTTTGCCGGCGCCGTGCTCGTTTACCTTTCGTACCTTGCCCACTGGGAGCCCACGACCGACGCGTCGGCCAAGCTGGCCTGCTACTGCACCGGCCCGGCGGTGCGACGCCTCGGGGCCGCATTTGTGACTGAATTCATCGGCACGGCCGCACTCGTGTTCGCCGTCCTGTCGTTCGGCCGCCTCGCCGCAGGTGCTCCGACCGAGCAGCAGGCCTGGGCGGCCGCCGTGAACATCTGGTTTGGCCCGGCGCTCGTCGGCATCCTGGTCTTCGCCATCGGTCTCTCGCTCGGCGGGCCGACCGGCTACGCCATCAATCCGGCGCGCGACCTCGCGCCGCGGCTCGCGCATGCCCTGCTTCCCATTCCGGGCAAGGGCGGCTCCGATTGGGGTTATGCGTGGGTGCCCGTGATCGCCCCGATCTGCGGCGGCATCGCCGGCGCCCACCTGTTCCGCCTGCTCGGAGTCTGA
- a CDS encoding MFS transporter, with protein sequence MSQSTSAKAYVFSREQVFAVAIISFLQFTIILDFMILSPLGAILLEALHITTSQFGLAVSAYAIAAGLSGFLAAGFADRFDRKRLLLFFYTGFVLGTLVCGVAPNYAVLLAGRIVTGLFGGVIGAISFAILTDLFPLHVRGRVMGYVQSSFAASQVLGIPLGIFLATHLGWHAPFLLIAGVALVVGVVILLRMRPVDAHLAHASGKSPLLHLWHTATRRRYQAGFAATTLLTTGGFMLMPFGSAFTVNNLGIALTALPVIYMITGVSSLGTGPLMGRISDRFGKYRTFCYATVAAAAITLFYTRLGPTPIWEIIVINVVLFAAISARMISAGALNSAMPEPADRGAYMAINASLQQIAGGIASLAAGAVVVQHADGHLDHYPVLGYIVTGTMLASMLLLARVDRLVNPPGGSAAAQ encoded by the coding sequence ATGTCACAATCCACCTCGGCCAAAGCGTATGTCTTCAGCCGCGAGCAAGTCTTCGCGGTGGCGATAATCTCGTTCCTGCAGTTCACGATCATCCTGGACTTCATGATCCTGTCGCCGCTGGGGGCCATTCTCCTGGAGGCGCTGCACATCACGACATCGCAGTTTGGCTTGGCAGTGTCGGCCTACGCCATCGCCGCCGGGCTTTCGGGTTTCCTGGCCGCCGGATTCGCCGACCGGTTCGATCGCAAACGCCTGCTCCTGTTCTTCTACACCGGATTCGTGCTCGGCACCTTGGTCTGCGGCGTGGCGCCGAACTACGCCGTGCTGCTCGCGGGACGGATCGTGACCGGTCTTTTTGGCGGCGTGATCGGGGCCATCAGCTTTGCCATCCTGACCGACCTGTTTCCGCTGCATGTGCGCGGCCGGGTGATGGGCTATGTCCAGTCGTCATTCGCCGCGAGCCAGGTGCTGGGCATTCCGCTCGGAATCTTCCTGGCCACCCATCTCGGCTGGCATGCCCCATTTCTCCTGATCGCCGGCGTGGCGCTGGTCGTGGGCGTCGTCATTCTGCTCCGGATGCGCCCGGTGGACGCCCACCTCGCCCACGCCTCCGGCAAGTCGCCGCTTTTGCACCTGTGGCACACTGCCACGCGCCGCCGTTATCAGGCCGGATTCGCCGCCACGACGCTGCTCACCACGGGAGGGTTCATGCTCATGCCCTTCGGGAGCGCGTTCACGGTAAACAACCTCGGGATCGCACTCACGGCGCTCCCGGTGATCTACATGATCACGGGCGTAAGCTCGCTCGGGACTGGCCCCTTGATGGGCCGGATCAGCGATCGCTTCGGCAAATACCGCACCTTCTGCTACGCGACGGTGGCCGCGGCGGCGATCACGCTCTTCTACACGCGTCTCGGGCCCACGCCGATCTGGGAGATCATCGTCATCAACGTGGTACTCTTCGCGGCGATCTCCGCGCGCATGATCTCCGCCGGGGCCCTGAACTCCGCGATGCCCGAACCGGCAGACCGCGGCGCCTACATGGCCATCAACGCCTCCCTGCAGCAGATCGCCGGCGGCATTGCCTCGCTGGCGGCCGGCGCCGTCGTCGTCCAGCACGCCGATGGCCATCTCGATCATTATCCGGTTCTCGGATACATCGTGACGGGCACGATGCTGGCGTCGATGCTCCTTCTGGCGCGGGTCGACCGGCTGGTAAACCCACCTGGCGGGTCCGCCGCAGCCCAATAG
- the glpK gene encoding glycerol kinase GlpK — protein sequence MSKPSYILALDQGTTSSRAIVFGPSGEAIAVAQREFPQLFPQPGWVEHDPLAIWSTQSATAVEALAKANLSSADIAAVGVTNQRETALVWDCETGKPVYPAIVWQDRRTADFCAQLRRDGVEPMITRKTGLRLDPYFSATKVHWILNHVPGARARAEAGKLLFGTVDSWILWQLTAGPGQVHVTDVTNASRTLLFDIHRGQWDDELLKVFGIPRAMLPEVRSCSEVYGEVGRHLPLAGLRIAGIAGDQQAALFGQACYQPGMAKNTYGTGCFLLMNTGTEAVPSRNNLLTTVAWRIGGRTEYALEGSVFIGGATMQWLRDELKLVSSVQELDQLAASVPDAGGLFLVPAFAGLGAPHWDPYARGLAIGITRGTNRAQFCRAAIEAVAFQSADLITAMEKDSGLTLTELRVDGGASRSQPLVQFQADLVGHPVVRPRNVETTAMGAAYLAGLAVGYWESREAIARNWAVDTTFKPVRPAAEMQALRKKWDRAVERAKGWTQEG from the coding sequence ATGAGCAAACCTTCCTATATCCTCGCGCTCGACCAGGGCACCACGAGTTCGCGCGCCATCGTGTTTGGCCCCAGCGGTGAGGCGATCGCCGTGGCGCAACGCGAGTTTCCGCAGCTTTTCCCGCAGCCCGGCTGGGTCGAACACGACCCGCTGGCGATCTGGTCCACCCAGAGCGCGACGGCCGTCGAGGCGCTCGCCAAGGCCAACCTCTCCAGCGCCGACATCGCCGCGGTCGGCGTCACCAACCAGCGCGAGACCGCGCTCGTCTGGGATTGCGAGACCGGCAAGCCCGTCTACCCCGCGATCGTGTGGCAGGATCGGCGCACCGCCGACTTTTGCGCGCAACTGCGCCGCGACGGTGTCGAGCCCATGATCACGCGCAAGACCGGCCTGCGCCTCGACCCATACTTCTCCGCCACCAAGGTCCATTGGATCCTCAACCACGTTCCGGGCGCCCGCGCTCGCGCCGAAGCCGGCAAACTGCTCTTCGGCACCGTGGACTCCTGGATTCTCTGGCAGCTCACCGCCGGCCCGGGGCAGGTGCATGTCACCGACGTGACCAACGCCTCGCGCACGCTCCTGTTCGATATCCATCGCGGCCAGTGGGACGACGAACTCCTGAAGGTGTTTGGCATCCCCCGCGCCATGCTGCCCGAGGTGCGCTCCTGCTCGGAGGTGTACGGCGAAGTGGGACGGCACCTGCCGCTCGCAGGTCTGCGCATCGCGGGCATCGCCGGCGACCAGCAGGCCGCGCTCTTCGGCCAGGCGTGCTACCAGCCCGGCATGGCCAAGAACACCTACGGCACCGGCTGCTTCCTGCTCATGAACACCGGCACGGAAGCGGTGCCGTCGCGCAACAACCTCCTCACCACCGTCGCCTGGCGCATTGGCGGCCGGACGGAATACGCGCTCGAGGGCTCGGTCTTCATCGGCGGCGCCACGATGCAGTGGCTGCGCGACGAATTGAAACTGGTCAGCTCCGTCCAGGAACTCGACCAGCTCGCCGCCTCGGTGCCCGACGCCGGGGGGCTCTTCCTCGTGCCCGCGTTCGCGGGACTTGGCGCCCCGCACTGGGACCCGTACGCGCGCGGGCTTGCGATCGGCATCACCCGCGGCACGAACCGCGCCCAGTTCTGCCGCGCCGCCATCGAGGCCGTTGCGTTCCAGTCCGCCGACCTCATCACGGCGATGGAGAAGGACAGTGGGTTGACCCTCACGGAGCTGCGCGTGGATGGTGGCGCGTCCCGCAGCCAGCCGCTGGTGCAGTTCCAGGCGGACCTTGTCGGGCACCCCGTGGTGCGGCCGCGCAACGTCGAAACCACCGCGATGGGCGCCGCGTACCTCGCGGGGCTGGCCGTCGGGTACTGGGAGAGCCGTGAGGCCATCGCGCGCAATTGGGCCGTGGATACGACGTTCAAGCCGGTCCGGCCCGCGGCCGAGATGCAGGCGCTGCGGAAGAAGTGGGATCGCGCGGTCGAGCGCGCCAAGGGCTGGACGCAGGAAGGGTGA
- a CDS encoding EamA family transporter: MTALALLLVLVAAVLHAVWNYCAKRAGGGLPFVWVVGLVICAAYVPVTGFYCWRYAPSVGGGALLWILGSGVLKTGYSLFLQRGYRTGDFSLIYPLARGTGPLLSTLAAVLLLGERPSALACAGGAVIVACIFWLTGGLARVVALVRGDRPAPVGSGPAVAGPVYSSVNYGVISGVFIAAYTIWDRQGVAALAIAPILYDAGTSLTSTLLLAPFAWRRRPEVAREWREHRRWVLGVALLSPTAYVLVLTAMRFTPVSFVAPAREISIVVGAFIGARVLREANPRRRLLAAAGMAVGVIALALG; the protein is encoded by the coding sequence GTGACCGCTCTCGCGCTGCTGCTCGTGCTGGTGGCCGCGGTGCTGCACGCGGTCTGGAACTATTGTGCGAAACGCGCCGGCGGCGGCCTGCCCTTCGTGTGGGTGGTCGGGCTGGTGATCTGCGCGGCGTACGTGCCGGTGACCGGGTTCTATTGCTGGCGTTACGCGCCGTCCGTGGGGGGCGGCGCGCTGCTGTGGATTCTCGGCAGCGGCGTGCTGAAGACCGGTTACTCGCTGTTCCTGCAACGCGGGTACCGCACCGGCGACTTCTCCCTCATCTACCCGCTGGCCCGCGGTACCGGCCCGCTGCTTTCGACGCTGGCCGCGGTGCTGCTGCTCGGCGAGCGGCCGTCCGCCCTCGCTTGCGCCGGCGGGGCGGTGATTGTCGCGTGCATCTTCTGGCTGACCGGCGGGCTGGCGCGGGTGGTCGCCCTGGTGCGCGGCGACCGCCCGGCGCCCGTCGGGTCGGGTCCGGCGGTGGCCGGGCCGGTGTACTCATCGGTCAATTACGGGGTGATTTCGGGCGTCTTCATCGCGGCGTATACCATCTGGGATCGCCAGGGCGTGGCGGCGTTGGCCATTGCGCCGATCCTTTACGATGCGGGCACCTCGCTGACGTCGACGCTGCTACTGGCGCCTTTTGCCTGGCGCCGCCGCCCGGAGGTCGCGCGCGAGTGGCGGGAGCATCGGCGCTGGGTGCTGGGCGTCGCGCTGCTGTCGCCCACCGCGTACGTCCTCGTCCTGACGGCGATGCGGTTCACGCCGGTCAGCTTTGTCGCGCCGGCGCGCGAGATCAGCATTGTGGTCGGGGCGTTCATTGGCGCCCGGGTTCTGCGGGAGGCCAACCCGCGCCGCCGACTGCTCGCCGCGGCCGGCATGGCGGTTGGGGTGATCGCGCTTGCGCTCGGGTGA